A single genomic interval of Oncorhynchus mykiss isolate Arlee chromosome 13, USDA_OmykA_1.1, whole genome shotgun sequence harbors:
- the aimp2 gene encoding aminoacyl tRNA synthase complex-interacting multifunctional protein 2 isoform X2, with the protein MPMYQNGTEVDPAFRDLEVRQDKIMRRLYELKAAVDGLAKTVTTPDADLDQTVTSLSQSPTATSFRGTADLDSLLGKDLGALRDIVINANPARPPLTLLVLHAMLCQRYRVLSSVHVHSSVSGVPAQLLACLGPRHADSYVRQRFQLGFTLIWKDVSKLQMKFSIQNMCPIEGEANVARFLFRLVAPYPSDPALATLVDSWVDTAFFQLAEGSAKERSAVLRALNGALGRDPWLAGPELSLADIACYCCVLQTGPAASCPANVQRWLKACENLGHFGPANPLLQ; encoded by the exons ATGCCCATGTACCAG AATGGGACAGAGGTGGACCCTGCGTTCAGAGACCTGGAGGTACGTCAGGATAAGATCATGCGCAGGCTCTATGAATTGAAGGCAGCCGTGGATGGCCTGGCCAAGACCGTGACCACACCCGACGCTGACCTGGACCAGACTGTGACCTCTCTctcccagagtcccacagccacATCCTTTAGAGGTACTGCAGACCTGGACTCCCTACTGGGCAAG GACCTTGGTGCCCTCCGGGACATTGTGATCAACGCCAATCCAGCACGACCACCCCTCACCCTGCTGGTGCTCCACGCAATGCTGTGCCAGCGCTACCGGGTGCTCTCCAGTGTGCATGTCCACTCATCAGTGTCCGGTGTGCCCGCGCAGCTGCTCGCCTGCCTGGGGCCGCGCCACGCAGACAGCTACGTCCGCCAGCGTTTCCAGCTGGGCTTCACCCTTATATGGAAAGATG tCTCCAAGCTGCAGATGAAGTTCAGCATTCAGAACATGTGCCCCATCGAGGGCGAGGCCAACGTGGCGCGCTTCTTGTTCCGCCTCGTTGCCCCTTACCCCAGCGACCCCGCCCTGGCTACACTGGTGGACAGTTGGGTGGACACAGCCTTCTTCCAGCTCGCTGAGGGCAGCGCTAAGGAGCGGTCGGCAGTCCTCCGCGCCCTCAACGGCGCTTTGGGTCGCGACCCCTGGCTGGCCGGTCCCGAGCTCTCGCTGGCTGACATCGCCTGTTACTGCTGCGTCCTCCAGACAGGCCCTGCCGCCTCCTGTCCTGCCAACGTCCAGCGCTGGCTTAAAGCGTGTGAGAACCTGGGCCACTTTGGCCCCGCCAACCCTCTACTGCAGTGA
- the aimp2 gene encoding aminoacyl tRNA synthase complex-interacting multifunctional protein 2 isoform X1, which yields MPMYQVKPVFGDDIKTDLPTCMYKLPNIHAQRSASGCSEHALQNGTEVDPAFRDLEVRQDKIMRRLYELKAAVDGLAKTVTTPDADLDQTVTSLSQSPTATSFRGTADLDSLLGKDLGALRDIVINANPARPPLTLLVLHAMLCQRYRVLSSVHVHSSVSGVPAQLLACLGPRHADSYVRQRFQLGFTLIWKDVSKLQMKFSIQNMCPIEGEANVARFLFRLVAPYPSDPALATLVDSWVDTAFFQLAEGSAKERSAVLRALNGALGRDPWLAGPELSLADIACYCCVLQTGPAASCPANVQRWLKACENLGHFGPANPLLQ from the exons ATGCCCATGTACCAGGTAAAGCCCGTCTTTGGGGATGACATAAAGACTGATTTGCCAACCTGCATGTACAAGTTGCCGAATATCCACGCGCAGAGAAGTGCAAGTGGCTGCTCGGAACATGCGCTTCAG AATGGGACAGAGGTGGACCCTGCGTTCAGAGACCTGGAGGTACGTCAGGATAAGATCATGCGCAGGCTCTATGAATTGAAGGCAGCCGTGGATGGCCTGGCCAAGACCGTGACCACACCCGACGCTGACCTGGACCAGACTGTGACCTCTCTctcccagagtcccacagccacATCCTTTAGAGGTACTGCAGACCTGGACTCCCTACTGGGCAAG GACCTTGGTGCCCTCCGGGACATTGTGATCAACGCCAATCCAGCACGACCACCCCTCACCCTGCTGGTGCTCCACGCAATGCTGTGCCAGCGCTACCGGGTGCTCTCCAGTGTGCATGTCCACTCATCAGTGTCCGGTGTGCCCGCGCAGCTGCTCGCCTGCCTGGGGCCGCGCCACGCAGACAGCTACGTCCGCCAGCGTTTCCAGCTGGGCTTCACCCTTATATGGAAAGATG tCTCCAAGCTGCAGATGAAGTTCAGCATTCAGAACATGTGCCCCATCGAGGGCGAGGCCAACGTGGCGCGCTTCTTGTTCCGCCTCGTTGCCCCTTACCCCAGCGACCCCGCCCTGGCTACACTGGTGGACAGTTGGGTGGACACAGCCTTCTTCCAGCTCGCTGAGGGCAGCGCTAAGGAGCGGTCGGCAGTCCTCCGCGCCCTCAACGGCGCTTTGGGTCGCGACCCCTGGCTGGCCGGTCCCGAGCTCTCGCTGGCTGACATCGCCTGTTACTGCTGCGTCCTCCAGACAGGCCCTGCCGCCTCCTGTCCTGCCAACGTCCAGCGCTGGCTTAAAGCGTGTGAGAACCTGGGCCACTTTGGCCCCGCCAACCCTCTACTGCAGTGA
- the LOC110486849 gene encoding parvalbumin, thymic CPV3-like has translation MSLSSILSADAIDAAMKDCQAPDSFNCKKFFQQCGLTKKSPAEVKKVFGILDNDASGFIEEEELKFFLQRFNPGARVLTEKETKAFMSAADDDSDGMIGADEFQAMVLS, from the exons ATGTCGCTCTCATCTATCCTTTCCGCTGATGCCATAGACGCTGCTATGAAGGACTGCCAAG CACCGGACTCCTTCAACTGCAAGAAGTTCTTCCAGCAGTGTGGCTTGACCAAAAAGAGTCCCGCGGAGGTGAAGAAAGTATTCGGGATACTGGACAACGACGCCAGCGGCTTCATTGAGGAGGAGGAACTCAA ATTCTTCCTCCAGAGGTTCAACCCCGGGGCCCGTGTCCTGACTGAAAAAGAGACCAAGGCCTTCATGTCTGCTGCTGATGATGACAGCGACGGCATGATTGGAGCAGATG AGTTCCAGGCCATGGTCCTATCCTGA